The Rhinopithecus roxellana isolate Shanxi Qingling chromosome 13, ASM756505v1, whole genome shotgun sequence genome contains a region encoding:
- the LIME1 gene encoding lck-interacting transmembrane adapter 1 isoform X2 gives MGLPVSWAPPALWVLGCCALLLWLWSLCTACRRPEDALAPRKRVQRQRARLQGNAMGAEASLLRRTHLCSLSKSDTRLHELHQGPRSSRALRPASMDLLRPHWLEVSRDMTRPQAALSAFPHQELPWALPAAAATARCAGPEATYSNVGLAALPGVSLAASPVVAEYARVQKRKGTHHSPQEPQLGKAEVTPAAQGPGCGQQPPGKRV, from the exons ATGGGGCTGCCAGTGTCCTGGGCTCCTCCTGCCCTCTGGGTTCTAGGGTGCTGCGCCCTGCTCCTCTGGCTGTGGTCGCTGTGCACAGCCTGCCGCAG GCCTGAGGACGCTCTGGCCCCCAGGAAGAGGGTGCAGAGGCAGCGGGCGAGGCTGCAGGGCAATGCGATGGGAGCGGAAGCG TCCCTGCTGAGGCGGACCCACCTCTGCTCCCTCAGCAAGTCGGACACCAGACTGCACGAGCTGCACCAGGGCCCGCGCAGCAGCAGGG ccctgcgGCCTGCCAGCATGGATCTCCTGCGCCCACACTGGCTGGAGGTGTCCAGGGACATGACCAGACCGCAGGCAGCCCTCTCTGCCTTCCCACACCAGGAGCTGCCCTGGGCTCTGCCGGCAGCTGCAGCCACCGCAAGGTGCGCTGGCCCCGAGGCCACCTATTCCAATGTGGGGCTGGCAGCCCTCCCCGGGGTCAGCTTGGCGGCCAGCCCTGTGGTGGCTGAGTATGCCCGCGTCCAGAAGCGCAAAGGGACCCATCACAGTCCCCAAGAGCCACAGctggggaaggctgaggtgacCCCGGCCGCTCAG GGCCCTGGATGTGGACAGCAGCCCCCTGGAAAACGTGTATGA
- the SLC2A4RG gene encoding SLC2A4 regulator isoform X2, which yields MESPPPRAAGRDPSALRAEAPWLHAEGPGPRAAPVTVPTPPQGSSVGGGFPGLEFARPPESEPRASDLGAPGKWAGAATGPRTPSAHIPVPAQRATPGKARLDEVMAAAALTSLSTSPLLLGAPVAAFSPEPGLEPWKEALLRPPGSYSSSSNSGDWGWDLASDQSSPSTPSPPLPPEAAHFLFGEPTLRKRKSPAQVMFQCLWKSCGKVLSTASAMQRHIRLVHLGRRQAEPEQSDGEEDFYYTELDVGVDTLTDGLSSLTPVSPTASMPPAFPRLELPELLEPPALPSPLRPTALPLPPPPPPVLSAVANPQSCHSDRVYQGCLAPARLEPQPTEVGACPPALSSRIGVSLRKPRGDAKKCRKVYGMERRDLWCTACRWKKACQRFLD from the exons ATGGAGAGCCCCCCGCCCCGCGCCGCCGGTCGGGACCCCAGTGCGCTACGGGCCGAGGCGCCCTGGCTGCACGCAGAGGGTCCGGGGCCGCGCGCCGCGCCCGTGACGGTGCCCACGCCGCCGCAG GGCTCTTCCGTGGGCGGCGGCTTCCCGGGCTTGGAGTTCGCGCGGCCGCCGGAGTCGGAGCCGCGGGCCTCGGACCTGGGGGCCCCCGGGAAGTGGGCGGGGGCGGCGACGGGGCCCCGGACTCCATCGGCGCACATCCCCGTCCCAGCGCAGAG AGCCACCCCAGGAAAAGCCCGGCTGGACGAGGTCATGGCTGCCGCTGCCCTTACAAGCCTGTCCACCAGCCCTCTCCTTCTGGGGGCCCCAGTTGCAGCCTTCAGCCCAG AGCCTGGCCTGGAACCCTGGAAGGAGGCCCTCCTGCGGCCCCCAGGCAgctacagcagcagcagcaacagtggAGACTGGGGCTGGGACCTGGCCAGTGACCAGTCCTCTCCGTCCACCCCGTCACCCCCACTGCCCCCCGAGGCAGCCCACTTTCTGTTCGGGGAGCCCACGCTGAGGAAAAGGAAG AGCCCGGCCCAGGTCATGTTCCAGTGTCTGTGGAAGAGCTGTGGGAAGGTGTTGAGCACGGCATCCGCGATGCAGAGACACATCCGCCTGGTGCACCTGGG caggAGGCAGGCAGAGCCTGAGCAGAGTGATGGTGAGGAGGACTTCTACTACACAGAGCTGGATGTTGGTGTGGACACGCTGACTGATGGGCTGTCCAGCCTGACTCCAGTGTCCCCCACGGCCTCCATGCCGCCTGCCTTTCCCCGCCTGGAGCTGCCAGAGCTGCTGGAACCCCCAGCCCTGCCTAGTCCCCTGCGGCCAAccgccctgcccctgcccccgcccccaccccctgtCCTGAGCGCTGTTGCTAACCCCCAGTCCTGCCACAGTGACCGTGTCTACCAG GGATGCCTGGCGCCCGCCCGCCTGGAGCCGCAGCCCACGGAGGTCGGAGCCTGcccacccgccttgtcctccaGGATTGGAGTCAGCCTGAG GAAGCCCCGCGGCGATGCGAAGAAGTGCCGGAAAGTGTATGGCATGGAGCGCCGGGACCTGTGGTGCACAGCCTGCCGCTGGAAGAAGGCCTGCCAGCGGTTCCTGGACTAA
- the SLC2A4RG gene encoding SLC2A4 regulator isoform X1 encodes MASVLPKLRAPGGGAAGRAAASVRACPWVPPGLRRAAGESFPPRRAGGGVGGGAAPSTPAAAGFRGRRRADPRRRWRDPRPPPPLSLPPPHLQGSSVGGGFPGLEFARPPESEPRASDLGAPGKWAGAATGPRTPSAHIPVPAQRATPGKARLDEVMAAAALTSLSTSPLLLGAPVAAFSPEPGLEPWKEALLRPPGSYSSSSNSGDWGWDLASDQSSPSTPSPPLPPEAAHFLFGEPTLRKRKSPAQVMFQCLWKSCGKVLSTASAMQRHIRLVHLGRQAEPEQSDGEEDFYYTELDVGVDTLTDGLSSLTPVSPTASMPPAFPRLELPELLEPPALPSPLRPTALPLPPPPPPVLSAVANPQSCHSDRVYQGCLAPARLEPQPTEVGACPPALSSRIGVSLRKPRGDAKKCRKVYGMERRDLWCTACRWKKACQRFLD; translated from the exons ATGGCGTCAGTGCTGCCCAAACTTCGGGCCCCCGGGGGCGGGGCAGCGGGGAGGGCGGCAGCGTCGGTCCGCGCGTGTCCGTGGGTCCCGCCGGGGCTGCGCCGGGCGGCCGGGGAGTCCTTCCCGCCGCGCCGGGCTGGGGGCGGGGTCGGGGGCGGGGCCGCGCCGTCCACCCCGGCCGCAGCCGGTTTTCGAGGCAGGCGCCGAGCGGATCCGCGGCGGAGGTGGAGGGACCCCCGGCCGCCGCCTCCTCTGAGCCTGCCCCCTCCGCATCTGCAGGGCTCTTCCGTGGGCGGCGGCTTCCCGGGCTTGGAGTTCGCGCGGCCGCCGGAGTCGGAGCCGCGGGCCTCGGACCTGGGGGCCCCCGGGAAGTGGGCGGGGGCGGCGACGGGGCCCCGGACTCCATCGGCGCACATCCCCGTCCCAGCGCAGAG AGCCACCCCAGGAAAAGCCCGGCTGGACGAGGTCATGGCTGCCGCTGCCCTTACAAGCCTGTCCACCAGCCCTCTCCTTCTGGGGGCCCCAGTTGCAGCCTTCAGCCCAG AGCCTGGCCTGGAACCCTGGAAGGAGGCCCTCCTGCGGCCCCCAGGCAgctacagcagcagcagcaacagtggAGACTGGGGCTGGGACCTGGCCAGTGACCAGTCCTCTCCGTCCACCCCGTCACCCCCACTGCCCCCCGAGGCAGCCCACTTTCTGTTCGGGGAGCCCACGCTGAGGAAAAGGAAG AGCCCGGCCCAGGTCATGTTCCAGTGTCTGTGGAAGAGCTGTGGGAAGGTGTTGAGCACGGCATCCGCGATGCAGAGACACATCCGCCTGGTGCACCTGGG gAGGCAGGCAGAGCCTGAGCAGAGTGATGGTGAGGAGGACTTCTACTACACAGAGCTGGATGTTGGTGTGGACACGCTGACTGATGGGCTGTCCAGCCTGACTCCAGTGTCCCCCACGGCCTCCATGCCGCCTGCCTTTCCCCGCCTGGAGCTGCCAGAGCTGCTGGAACCCCCAGCCCTGCCTAGTCCCCTGCGGCCAAccgccctgcccctgcccccgcccccaccccctgtCCTGAGCGCTGTTGCTAACCCCCAGTCCTGCCACAGTGACCGTGTCTACCAG GGATGCCTGGCGCCCGCCCGCCTGGAGCCGCAGCCCACGGAGGTCGGAGCCTGcccacccgccttgtcctccaGGATTGGAGTCAGCCTGAG GAAGCCCCGCGGCGATGCGAAGAAGTGCCGGAAAGTGTATGGCATGGAGCGCCGGGACCTGTGGTGCACAGCCTGCCGCTGGAAGAAGGCCTGCCAGCGGTTCCTGGACTAA
- the SLC2A4RG gene encoding SLC2A4 regulator isoform X3: MESPPPRAAGRDPSALRAEAPWLHAEGPGPRAAPVTVPTPPQGSSVGGGFPGLEFARPPESEPRASDLGAPGKWAGAATGPRTPSAHIPVPAQRATPGKARLDEVMAAAALTSLSTSPLLLGAPVAAFSPEPGLEPWKEALLRPPGSYSSSSNSGDWGWDLASDQSSPSTPSPPLPPEAAHFLFGEPTLRKRKSPAQVMFQCLWKSCGKVLSTASAMQRHIRLVHLGRQAEPEQSDGEEDFYYTELDVGVDTLTDGLSSLTPVSPTASMPPAFPRLELPELLEPPALPSPLRPTALPLPPPPPPVLSAVANPQSCHSDRVYQGCLAPARLEPQPTEVGACPPALSSRIGVSLRKPRGDAKKCRKVYGMERRDLWCTACRWKKACQRFLD, translated from the exons ATGGAGAGCCCCCCGCCCCGCGCCGCCGGTCGGGACCCCAGTGCGCTACGGGCCGAGGCGCCCTGGCTGCACGCAGAGGGTCCGGGGCCGCGCGCCGCGCCCGTGACGGTGCCCACGCCGCCGCAG GGCTCTTCCGTGGGCGGCGGCTTCCCGGGCTTGGAGTTCGCGCGGCCGCCGGAGTCGGAGCCGCGGGCCTCGGACCTGGGGGCCCCCGGGAAGTGGGCGGGGGCGGCGACGGGGCCCCGGACTCCATCGGCGCACATCCCCGTCCCAGCGCAGAG AGCCACCCCAGGAAAAGCCCGGCTGGACGAGGTCATGGCTGCCGCTGCCCTTACAAGCCTGTCCACCAGCCCTCTCCTTCTGGGGGCCCCAGTTGCAGCCTTCAGCCCAG AGCCTGGCCTGGAACCCTGGAAGGAGGCCCTCCTGCGGCCCCCAGGCAgctacagcagcagcagcaacagtggAGACTGGGGCTGGGACCTGGCCAGTGACCAGTCCTCTCCGTCCACCCCGTCACCCCCACTGCCCCCCGAGGCAGCCCACTTTCTGTTCGGGGAGCCCACGCTGAGGAAAAGGAAG AGCCCGGCCCAGGTCATGTTCCAGTGTCTGTGGAAGAGCTGTGGGAAGGTGTTGAGCACGGCATCCGCGATGCAGAGACACATCCGCCTGGTGCACCTGGG gAGGCAGGCAGAGCCTGAGCAGAGTGATGGTGAGGAGGACTTCTACTACACAGAGCTGGATGTTGGTGTGGACACGCTGACTGATGGGCTGTCCAGCCTGACTCCAGTGTCCCCCACGGCCTCCATGCCGCCTGCCTTTCCCCGCCTGGAGCTGCCAGAGCTGCTGGAACCCCCAGCCCTGCCTAGTCCCCTGCGGCCAAccgccctgcccctgcccccgcccccaccccctgtCCTGAGCGCTGTTGCTAACCCCCAGTCCTGCCACAGTGACCGTGTCTACCAG GGATGCCTGGCGCCCGCCCGCCTGGAGCCGCAGCCCACGGAGGTCGGAGCCTGcccacccgccttgtcctccaGGATTGGAGTCAGCCTGAG GAAGCCCCGCGGCGATGCGAAGAAGTGCCGGAAAGTGTATGGCATGGAGCGCCGGGACCTGTGGTGCACAGCCTGCCGCTGGAAGAAGGCCTGCCAGCGGTTCCTGGACTAA
- the LIME1 gene encoding lck-interacting transmembrane adapter 1 isoform X1, translating into MGLPVSWAPPALWVLGCCALLLWLWSLCTACRRPEDALAPRKRVQRQRARLQGNAMGAEASLLRRTHLCSLSKSDTRLHELHQGPRSSRALRPASMDLLRPHWLEVSRDMTRPQAALSAFPHQELPWALPAAAATARCAGPEATYSNVGLAALPGVSLAASPVVAEYARVQKRKGTHHSPQEPQLGKAEVTPAAQVDVLYSRVCKPKRRDPGPTTDPLDPKGQGAILALASDLAYPTLPLRALDVDSSPLENVYESIRELGDPAGRSSTCGTRTPPASSCPSLGRGWRPLAAPNTQGLVLLPPE; encoded by the exons ATGGGGCTGCCAGTGTCCTGGGCTCCTCCTGCCCTCTGGGTTCTAGGGTGCTGCGCCCTGCTCCTCTGGCTGTGGTCGCTGTGCACAGCCTGCCGCAG GCCTGAGGACGCTCTGGCCCCCAGGAAGAGGGTGCAGAGGCAGCGGGCGAGGCTGCAGGGCAATGCGATGGGAGCGGAAGCG TCCCTGCTGAGGCGGACCCACCTCTGCTCCCTCAGCAAGTCGGACACCAGACTGCACGAGCTGCACCAGGGCCCGCGCAGCAGCAGGG ccctgcgGCCTGCCAGCATGGATCTCCTGCGCCCACACTGGCTGGAGGTGTCCAGGGACATGACCAGACCGCAGGCAGCCCTCTCTGCCTTCCCACACCAGGAGCTGCCCTGGGCTCTGCCGGCAGCTGCAGCCACCGCAAGGTGCGCTGGCCCCGAGGCCACCTATTCCAATGTGGGGCTGGCAGCCCTCCCCGGGGTCAGCTTGGCGGCCAGCCCTGTGGTGGCTGAGTATGCCCGCGTCCAGAAGCGCAAAGGGACCCATCACAGTCCCCAAGAGCCACAGctggggaaggctgaggtgacCCCGGCCGCTCAG GTGGACGTCCTGTACTCCAGGGTCTGCAAGCCTAAAAGGAGGGACCCAGGACCCACCACAGACCCGCTGGACCCCAAGGGCCAGGGAGCGATTCTGGCCCTGGCGAGTGACCTGGCCTACCCGACCCTCCCGCTCAGGGCCCTGGATGTGGACAGCAGCCCCCTGGAAAACGTGTATGAGAGCATCCGGGAGCTGGGGGACCCTGCTGGCAGAAGCAGCACGTGCGGGACTCGGACGCCCCCTGCTTCCAGCTGCCCCAGCCTAGGGAGGGGCTGGAGACCCCTCGCTGCCCCGAACACTCAAGGACTTGTGCTCCTTCCTCCAGAGTGA